The following coding sequences lie in one Arachis ipaensis cultivar K30076 chromosome B03, Araip1.1, whole genome shotgun sequence genomic window:
- the LOC107630811 gene encoding protein BCCIP homolog: MWIELMVSSFCFLVVFFFCAAASRTVVEVEQTKNWASSTNCTTLAELLQCKMPRRPRTHCQQPRTLPFTFSPFARALARMASPSMPKRQHQHSKFDEKPTPASKSSLKEKAKEYESSDEEFEGVVQADFSFFDPKPNDFHGVKTLLQTYLDDKEWDLSGFVDLILAQTTVGTVVKIEDDEDEGLFAVVSALNLWRYREQKCITEVKDFLLSKTRQEKGITDKLRLLLEEQARDIGLLVSQRVLNLPPQLLPHLYEALFDEVSWATEDEPTEDLRKSFQFKHYIILSKIYEHKNIVKKRKPSSDDDEAIIYVKPEDEIFHKLCSWSFCFPLRAQQLAPPELKNYRPMGLIMAVEAGKIPAFRQELGSLISET, translated from the exons ATGTGGATTGAGTTGAtggtttcttctttttgttttttagtTGTATTCTTTTTCTGTGCAGCTGCAAGTAGGACAGTGGTTGAAGTTGAACAGACCAAGAACTGGGCATCCTCTACAAACTGCACTACTCTTGCAGAG CTACTCCAATGCAAAATGCCCAGAAGGCCAAGAACACATTGCCAACAGCCCAGaactttgccatttacattctccCCTTTTGCTCGTGCTCTGGCTCGAATGGCCTCTCCTTCTATGCCCAAACGGCAACACCAACACTCCAAATTTGATGAAAAGCCTACACCTGCTA GTAAGTCCTCGTTAAAGGAGAAAGCCAAAGAATATGAGTCCTCTGATGAGGAGTTTGAA GGAGTTGTCCAAGCAGACTTTTCCTTTTTTGATCCTAAACCCAATGACTTTCATGGAGTGAAGACCTTGCTGCAAACATACCTGGATGATAAGGAATGGGATTTAAGTGGATTTGTAGATTTAATTTTGGCGCAGACTACAGTAGGCACTGTTGTAAAGATAGAGGATGATGAGGATGAAGGGCTTTTTGCTGTTGTTAGTGCTCTTAATTTGTGGAGATATAGG GAGCAAAAATGCATTACGGAAGTTAAGGACTTTCTCCTATCCAAAACACGCCAAGAGAAGGGCATTACTGATAAATTGAGGTTACTTTTGGAGGAACAAGCACGTGACATAGGTCTCTTGGTTTCACAGCGGGTGTTGAACCTTCCTCCGCAACTCTTGCCACACCTTTATGAAGCCCTTTTTGATGAGGTGTCATGGGCCACAGAAGATGAG CCAACAGAGGACCTCCGGAAGTCTTTCCAGTTTAAGCATTATATAATACTCAGCAAAATTTACGAG CACAAGAATatagtaaagaaaagaaaaccaAGCTCCGACGATGATGAAGCAATAATTTATGTAAAGCCTGAGGATGAGATTTTCCATAAG TTGTGCTCATGgtccttctgttttccattgCGAGCTCAGCAGCTTGCACCTCCTGAG CTAAAGAATTACAGGCCAATGGGATTAATCATGGCTGTTGAGGCAGGCAAAATTCCAGCATTTCGTCAAGAGTTAGGTTCTCTAATCAGTGAAACTTGA